The segment tgtgcacctggagctggaaagTGGCAAAACTGTCCGTGATTTCCCTGGCAATAGCCAGGATATTGGCGTGTCCTTGTGTTCTTCTCATTCCGACCCCAAAACACAGCCTtgctactgggaaaaaaaaaaacaaaacaactccacTGGAGCACTGGGGTGCTGCTGGgataactgggagcactggtgcatTGGGAAAACTGTGGTTTCTGAGGGCACAGGGagcactggggtgacactggagcgctgggggtgttggggacagagGACTGTCGAAGCGCTGGGAGCACTGGTAGGTACTGGGAGAGCCCGGACTCCGGGCTTGGCGCAACAGCGCATGCGCAGCTCCTGCCCGACTCCAAGATGGCGGCCTCGCAAGCCTGTCCCAGCGCCGGCAGGGCGGGGCCGCTCCGTGGTCCGATCGCTGCCATTGGATATCGTGTGCCGGGTGCTGCTGCGCCGACCAATGGTGAGGCGGCGGCTTGCCACAGGTGACAGCCACTTGCATGGCGCGGGGGCGGGGCTTGAGGCTCCTCGCATTTTGCCGGGAGCCCcgggagcggcagcagcagcgcgaTGGCGGAGGAGCGGGCGCTCGCCATGGTCACCTGCACGGCCCCGGTCAACATCGCTGTCATCAAGTACTGTGAGTCCCGGCGGCCCGCGGGCGGGTGGCAGCGGTGGCGGCTCTCCCGACGGCCGGGACGCTCCCTCGGTGCTGCGGAGCTCCCGGGACGCGACACCCGGGCGCAGACGCAGGGCCAGGCGGGTGGAGACCCCCGGAACGGGGTGTGGGGACGGGGCTGGGACCTGCGCGGGGTGTGAACGGGCAGAGATGCCGTGAGGGCTGTGCCGTGTCATGCCACGCTAAAACAAAATGTCACAGAATCAGGGAATCGTTTTAGTTGGAAAGGGCCtttgagatcatcgagtccaaccataacccagccctcgGACtgacccacgtccctgagaacctcatctctgctctctccaaacccctccagggatggtgactccagcactgccctgggcagcctgttccaatgcccgacagccctctggggaagaaattgttcccgagatccaacctcaacctcccctggtgcaacttgaggctgtttcctctggtcctgtcacttgttccttgggaaccAACACCCTCCTCACCACCCTGGGCACAAATACTGAAAATATTGATTATAGCTACAATAGCTCAGCTTATTCATAAACAAAATGAGTGCTTCAAATACCCAACACCTCTGACAAGCTGTAGCGTGCTGTGCCAAGCAGCACCGTACCAAGCCGTACCATGTCGTGCTCTCTCTCTCACAGGGGGCAAGCGTGACAATGATCTGATCCTGCCCATCAACTCCTCCCTGAGTGTGACGCTGCACCAGGACCAGGTTGGTGTGGGGTCAAGGTCACGGTCAGGCCCCTCTGCCCCActcctgccctccccagccctccaTACTCACCCCAACTCTCCCGACAGCTGAAGACCACCACCACAGCTGCCGCCAGCCGGGACTTCACGGAGGACCGGCTGTGGCTGAATGGGGAGGAGGCCAACGTGGGGCACCCCCGGCTGCAGGCCTGCCTGCGGGAGGGTGAGTGTCccccaccatgggcacccccaggACCGGGAGGGGTGTCCCCCATACCAAACCCGCACCTGTTCCCCCACAGTGCAGCGCCTGGCCCGCAAGCGCCGAGGCGGCAGCGCCAAGGACGTGGGCCCGCTCAGCCTCTCCTACAAAATCCACATCGCCACCGAGAACAACTTCCCCACCGCTGCTGGTTTGGCGTCCTCCGCTGCCGGCTATGCCTGCCTGGGTGGGTGAGCGGGGACGTGGGGGGTGGTGGTGATGCGGTGTCCCCCCTTGACCCCATGCCGTCCTCACAGTGTCGGCACTGGCGCGGCTGTACGGCGTGGAGGGTGAGCTGTCGGAGGTGGCACGGCGCGGCTCGGGCAGCGCCTGCCGCAGCATGCTGGGGGGCTTCGTGCAGTGGCAGCGGGGCGAGCGACCGGATGGCCGGGACAGCCTGGCCCTGCAAGTGGCCCCTGAAACGCACTGGCCGGAGCTCAGAGTCCTCGTCATGGTGgtgagggggctggaggggatATGGCTGTACCTGCTGgctgggtggggtttggggggacggTGCAGGGGGGCTGTGTCCCACTGTCTGTGCTCCCCCCAGGTCAGCGGGGAGAAGAAGCCGGTGGGCAGCACAGCGGGGATGCAGACCAGCGTGGACACCAGCCCCTTGCTGAAGGTacggtgcagggtttggggtcccatTTCCTTTAGCTGGGGGCATTTCTTCATGCTGGGGGGCTGCGCCTGCAGTGCCACTCAAGCAAAGCCCAAAGGCTAACGGTGCCGTGAGTGTCCTTGAATGGGGATGACCGTGACCCTCTGGCTGCGGCAGCACCGAGCAGAGGTGGTGGTACCGGAGCGCCTGGAGCTGATGATGCGGCACATCCGTGAGCGGGACTTCGAGGGCTTCGGGCAACTCACCATGAAGGACAGCAACCAGTTCCACGCCACTTGCCTTGACACCTTCCCCCCCATCTTCTACCTCAATGACACCTCGCGGCACATCATCGCCCTGGTGCACCGCTTCAACACCCACCATGGCCGCACCAAGGTACCAACCGGCCCTGCACAGCTCCCACTTTGCTGTGGTCCCCAACCAGGTCACTGTGTCCTTCCTGCATTCCACTACAGGTTGCCTACACCTTTGACGCCGGCCCCAATGCTGTCATCTTCACGCTGGCCGACACTGTGGCTGAGTTTGTGGAGGTGGTGAAACGCAGCTTTCCCCCCGCCACCAACGGGGACCAGTAAGGACGACTGCATCTCTTACTGTGGGTGGAATGGGGTGGCTGGGGACTGAGTGCTTGCCCATGCTGCAGGTTCCTGCGGGGACTGCCTGTGGGCTCGGCCTCACTGTCGGAGGAGCTGCTGGCGGCTGTTGTGACGGAGCCGGTGCCAGGGGCCGTTCGGTACATCCTGCACACCCAGGTAGGGGAGCTATGGGGAGACTTGTGACAGGGAGGCCCCATCACTGTTCCCAgggggtgtgtgggaccccatccCCAGGGGCGTGCATggacccccatccctgtccccatccccaggggtgGTACCGGAgaccccattcctgtccccagtggtatgcaggaccctgtcaccatccctggggggtttgTAGGACCCTATCCCTGACCCAGGAATGTTCATGGCCCCCCATCCCTGGTGGGGTCTGTGGGACAccatcactgtccccaggggtgtgCAGGACCCCATCCCTAGGCATGTTCTCACTGCCATGACCCATGGGGTGGCCTTTTGGGGTCTGGGGGGCCCAGATCTGTCCCACAGCCCCAAGGGGGAGGTCTCTGGTGCCCCTAACCCTCTCTGCTGCCCCTAACCctctctgctgctccccagcccggCCCCGGTCCCCAGCTCCTGGATGACCCCAGTCAGCACCTCCTGGGAGCGGATGGGCTGCCCCACCGCAGCACCTGAGCTCTGGGGATATCGCCATGGACATCGCCAGGGACAGCCGTGATGTACCGGGGGCTCTGCCAATGCCACCCGGAGGGCTCAGGGTGCTGAGTCTGGCCTGGTGCTAAGGTGTCCCCAACCCTGGGGTGGGATGTGATCTTCCAGGGCTGGTTTTTACTCTTTTGTAAGGAAATAGAGGTTTTCTGGCTGCAGTGCTGTTTTGAGGTGTCTGGGCTCTGTGGGTGGTGCTGGGGGGAGTGGGCAGTGCTGACTCCAaggtggggggcaggggacagctgTGGATGGCCCTGCTGGGGCTGATCCTGTCCCCTGTCACCCCAGATGTATCTGCTGGGACCGATCCTGTCCCACATCACCCCAGACACCCCTGTCctcctgcacagcccctgtcccctgACATGTCCACTCTGGAGATGCTCGTGTCCCCTATCCCCTCAGTTGTCCCTGCTGGGACTGCTCCTGTTCCCCCACGTggctcctgtccccccgtgtcccttgCAGGGCTGGTCCTGTTCCCCCACAGCCCCTGTTCCCCTCTACGTCCCCAGGGGCTGGTACGGTGTCTCTTTGGGAAGAGCTGGGGCGGGTCCCCGCGGGGGGCGTGGCCTGATGGATAGGGGGCGTGGTCTGCAAAAAGGGGGCGTGACACGCGGAAATAAGGGCACGGGCTACGGGAAAATGGGCGTGGCCCTATGATTCAGGGCGTGGTCTGCGGTGAATGGGCGTGGCCTCGGGCGAAAGTGGCTGGGTTACACTGTAGCGGCGCATCCGCCTTCCGGGTCCGGACGAGCGGAACGGAACCGAACGGGACCGGGACGAACCATGGGGCAGATCGAGTGGGCCATGTGGGCGAACGAGCAGGCGCTGGCGGCCGGGCTCAGTGAGTGCCGGGGGTGCGGGTCCGGGGAGTGCAGGGGCAGGACCTGGCTCCTGCCGGGGGTCCCGAGCGCCCCTGTCCCCCGCAGGAACCCCTCCGGGCCCCCCGGCTGAGGGTGTCCCCGCACCGGGGGGAAGTTGAGCGCCCAGCGGGATGGGCAACCCGGCTccgggaggggtttgggggcgCTGAACCCCGGGGGAACAAAAGGGTACGGCCCCGCTCAGGAGGGCGGCAGCACCAGGGGGACTTGGTCCTGGCAACCGGGGAGCGACGGGGGCTTCCGGGGTGGCGCAAACGGGAGGCGCCGGGGACGATCGGGAAGTCCTGGTCCCGCTGGGGATGCGCAGGGCAAGAGTCTCCCCTCCCTCCGCTtgttctcctccctcccctccatctcctccctcctctccctttcctttcttctctccctcccctccctctccccggctTTCCTGCCGACTCAGGGCAGCCAGAAGGGCGCAAAGCTCGTGGGTGAAGGCGACATGAGGCCACGGGGACAAAACCCTCCCCCCGCGAGCTCCGCACCCTGGAGCCCCTCAGGTCACTTCCCTGTGGGTCCTGCACACAGCATCCCCCCAGCATCGCGCATATTGGGGTTGTATCCCGGGTTTggggggctgtgtccccaggcaggCCCCGCCCAGCCCCGCTGTGTCCCTGCAGTCATGCTGACGGGCGGGATCGTGGCCGTGGCGGGGCAGTTCAAGGGCTGGTACTTCGCGGCGTACGCCATGTATCCTTACCGAGAGGATGCCCGGGGCTGGGCTGCAGGAAAAACCTGCCCTGATTGGAGTGGGAGACATGGACGGGGGGGACGCACCATCCTCCTCCCCACTCTGGGCCCAAATCACTCTTTACCTGCCCCAAACAGCCCTTTTTTTGCACTAACCCTGCCCCCGAGAGCCCCTTTCCTTGACCCCCCCTCAGCGCAGCAGGTGTTTTGGTCTGCCTGCTCGAGTACCCCCGGAGCAAACGGAAAAAGGGCTCGACCATGGAGAGGTGGTAAGTggtgtgtgccccctccccactcccagaACTGGGGGTCCTGATACCCCCCCCAGCCACAGGAACATGGTaccagggctgggagcagagctggatGGGTTCCCTTGGGGAGGACAGCATGGTTGCTGCAGGGGCTCCCGGAGCTGGGTGCCCCCAGGGTGGGGGCTGGTCCCTCTGACCCCCTCAGTGTTGCTCTGCAGCGGACAGAAGTACCTGACGGCAGTGGTGAAGGtgtttgggcccctcacaaggAATTACTACATCCGCGCCATCCTGCACGCTGCGTAAGTGGGGTGTGGGGTCGAGGCTGGggtacagccctccctgaggcccccctgaacccccaatctCTCACACAGCCTGGCCGTCCCTGCCGGTTTCCTCCTCTCCACCATCCTGGGCACTGTCTGCTTGGGCATTGCCAGCGGCATCTACCTGCTGGTGAGTGCAGAGCGGCTTTGtgggggttgttttttgggggggctggGAAAAAGGGCCTCCCATGCCCACTCCCATGGCTTCGCAGGCGGCGGTGCGTGGGGAGGAGTGGAGACCCATTGAGCAGAAGCCCCAGGAGCGGCCACATGTTGGGGACACCATCAAGCAGCCCCCCAGcaaccccccgccccggccccctgCTGATGCCCGCAAGAAACTGCCGgcagaggtgggggggcaggtgaaCCCCATCCCTGTCGAGGCTGAGTAACATGgagcccctcctgctgctgccgtgCCGCTCGTGCTCCTGCTTCCCAGCTGCATCCTGGTCCACTGGGAGGAAACTGGGGTGCCTGGATCCTGGTGATCCCCAAATCCCCAGGGGTGCTCAGCTCCTTGCTGGATCTCTAGTTCCTGGAGATCCCCAAATTCCTGGGGATGCACAGATCCCTGAGAGGTTCCCAGCTCCCTGAGGGATCTCCAAGTTCTGGAGATCCCCAAATCCCCAGAGATACTTGGATCCCTGAGGAATCCCCAGTTCCAAGGAGCTCCCCAGCTTCTGGTGGATCGCCAAGGATGCCCCCATCTCTGGGGGATCCCCAAATCCCTGAGGATGCTCAGCTTCCCAGCTCCCTGGGGgatccccagctctcccagcagcaCCAAGTCCCCTGGGGGATCCCCAAATCCCTTAGGAACCCCAGTTCTCCAGGGAATTCCTAGCTTCCCAAGAGGTCCCCAGGCCCCACAGCCCCTCGGGGATGGGGGCCGATCAGGCAGCTCTGCTCCTTGCACTGGCTCTCACTGTTTTTTGTCACTTCTGCAGTTGCTGTTGCAATAAAAGGTGGGAAAACTGCCAGTTCCCCCTTCTTCTGCTCCCCTggggggctgcagctgctggggccaCGTGTGGGGGTTTTAAGGATAAACAGTGCGATTACGGGCAAACCCTGTGGTGCAGCTGaagctgggctggagcagagtgtGGCCGCTGCAGGGCCATGTCCCTCTTGCCCCAGGAGGGGGGCAGGGAAACGTCCTCAAGGGCAATAGGGGCAGTGGGGTGAAGCTGGAGGGACGGGTGCGGTGgcatattgtccccagggctggtccTGTGCCCAGGTTGCACCCCAGAGGAGCCCCCAAACCCGGAGTGACCCCCCAACAGGGAAGGTGTGTGGGAGAATTTCCCTACCCACTCCCACTCGTGGGTGCTATAGGGTGACTGGGTGTGACGtgtgggggacaagggacagtcacatccatgtgctgcatgGTAGTGACATATTCTTGACCTGGTTGGGCATCAACCGCTGTTCTGGCCCCCCCCCCATGTGAACCCTGGCCTCATGGGGGGTGCAGCCGCCCCAGGGCACCCGTGGATGCTGGCAGGACACGTGGGGTGGCCCTGGCAGGTGGCGCTgggcctgtgggtgctgggggcagaGCTATGGGAAAGGAGTGGTGGGGAGCCGcgggtgctggggctgccccccTCCAGCGCTGGGACCACCCTCCCCATTGCCTCCCAGTTGTACTGGGTGCACTGATGCTTTGCTGAGTATCGCCCCATGGGACACCTGTGTATGTGTCCCCATCCCTTTGCCACCCCATCTCTGGCTGGGAACAGAGCAAGGACCATGCTCAGCGGGGTCGTCCTTTATTTGCTGCCGTCGTTAAATAGCACACATAGAGGAAACAATAAATAGgttttggggaaaataaataacCAGCGAACCCTCTGACAGTGCTCGCAGGGTCTGACTGGGGGGCCTTGGGCACCGTGGGGTGATGCCGGACCCCGAGTTGCAGCCTTTGTGGGGGTCAGAGGGGGATCAGCAATAAATAcgggtttaaaaaaacaaacaaaccaacctcagCAGCAAGGCTGATAAATAACTAATAAATAAGAAAGTGATGGGTTGAGGGCTGTGGGTGGGTGCTCTAAAACAAGCACGGGTGGGGGTGGACGCGGTGACACAGTCACGCTACGGGGCTCCACGGGAGCTGGGGGGCTCAGCGGGCGGTGCGGGGCAGGACGCAGGTGCAGCCCACCGGCACCCTGATGTAGTCCACCTCGAAGGTGACAAGGCCGGGGCCCGTGGGACGGGGACAGGGCTTGCGGCGCAGGACCATCATGGTCTGGTGGATGGCCACCGAGTTGAGCGACGTCGTCTCCCGCCCCGTCTTGACGTCCACGCAGCCGCTGCACAGGCACTCGGCGAAGGCCAGCTTGCGTGGGTAGCGGTTCTCATCCTCATCGATGCTGTGGATTGCGGGGGGACACGGTCAGTGAGCCCCTTACCCTGTGCCCCCCAAGTCACCCCTGTGCTGGGATCAACAGTGCCAGGTAACAGGGATGACACTGGGAAGAGGTG is part of the Patagioenas fasciata isolate bPatFas1 chromosome 13, bPatFas1.hap1, whole genome shotgun sequence genome and harbors:
- the MVD gene encoding diphosphomevalonate decarboxylase, which codes for MAEERALAMVTCTAPVNIAVIKYWGKRDNDLILPINSSLSVTLHQDQLKTTTTAAASRDFTEDRLWLNGEEANVGHPRLQACLREVQRLARKRRGGSAKDVGPLSLSYKIHIATENNFPTAAGLASSAAGYACLVSALARLYGVEGELSEVARRGSGSACRSMLGGFVQWQRGERPDGRDSLALQVAPETHWPELRVLVMVVSGEKKPVGSTAGMQTSVDTSPLLKHRAEVVVPERLELMMRHIRERDFEGFGQLTMKDSNQFHATCLDTFPPIFYLNDTSRHIIALVHRFNTHHGRTKVAYTFDAGPNAVIFTLADTVAEFVEVVKRSFPPATNGDQFLRGLPVGSASLSEELLAAVVTEPVPGAVRYILHTQPGPGPQLLDDPSQHLLGADGLPHRST
- the CYBA gene encoding cytochrome b-245 light chain isoform X2, whose amino-acid sequence is MIQGVVCGEWAWPRAKVAGLHCSGASAFRVRTSGTEPNGTGTNHGADRVGHVGERAGAGGRAHGQKYLTAVVKVFGPLTRNYYIRAILHAALAVPAGFLLSTILGTVCLGIASGIYLLAAVRGEEWRPIEQKPQERPHVGDTIKQPPSNPPPRPPADARKKLPAEVGGQVNPIPVEAE
- the CYBA gene encoding cytochrome b-245 light chain isoform X1; protein product: MGQIEWAMWANEQALAAGLIMLTGGIVAVAGQFKGWYFAAYAIAAGVLVCLLEYPRSKRKKGSTMERCGQKYLTAVVKVFGPLTRNYYIRAILHAALAVPAGFLLSTILGTVCLGIASGIYLLAAVRGEEWRPIEQKPQERPHVGDTIKQPPSNPPPRPPADARKKLPAEVGGQVNPIPVEAE